In the genome of Pseudorasbora parva isolate DD20220531a chromosome 10, ASM2467924v1, whole genome shotgun sequence, one region contains:
- the zpcx gene encoding zona pellucida protein C: MAAVFVVFCCAIACLALPVTSNGNDFDENFVPGTVQDVWHVSDFPGIAIDGHILNEVHLPHTFDGFASGFPMLYGKHGLLERRNSFSLRLMDASWSGPADTNVFLKGEQLYLQVSASPNPGQQLYVQSCHASSSPNPADKPDVSLIINKGCVASKESLVKFVLQRSDRVNLVVRTSSLKSSEIYLHCRVYLSNEGLTSVTKFCNYNKLKSRWVDLGGQTSVCDCCGKRCRSVEHAELPGSIDLSAVVSTGMLIIKDQQVEPQATSLPLSDNSANKSSPTTSNLSDKRWIVAGASFSGSSKQDTGSVSPWPVQPGFGGGLVIISQGLGGDMSMWLPEIMELALPQVVEADYPEYPVVAVTLQRDEPFRKLKPDETTFETSQMVAVDEEKAKVEAVDSHDVAENSLAMWHLNDVAHLDKTQEKPIVTVVPHLEKPQLHFDSELDLPSNDPALVNPTQDKLSESAEDKDEVVFRHAEMVFKSSKGAKLLEPVLYSKLSLKRAADGSSSLNYEEQKRPSIRKQDDKTLQMERDGETSQKDEQMQDASELKGLVSSILDQLKSTGW, translated from the exons ATGGCGGCGGTTTTTGTCGTCTTTTGTTGCGCTATAGCGTGTCTAGCGCTGCCTGTTACATCTAACGGGAATGATTTTGATGAGAACTTCGTACCTGGAACAGTACAGGATGTCTGGCATGTTTCTGACTTTCCTGGCATTGCAATAGATGGACACATCTTGAATGAAGTTCATCTGCCTCACACTTTTGATGGGTTTGCATCTGGTTTCCCAATGCTGTATGGTAAACATGGTCTACTGGAGAGAAGAAACAGCTTTTCATTAAGGCTCATGGATG cATCTTGGAGTGGTCCAGCTGATACTAATGTGTTCCTCAAAGGAGAGCAGTTGTACCTGCAGGTGTCTGCCTCCCCTAACCCTGGTCAACAGCTTTATGTTCAGTCCTGCCATGCTTCTTCCTCTCCAAACCCTGCTGACAAACCTGATGTCTCCCTTATCATTAACAAAGG ATGTGTGGCTTCCAAAGAGTCTTTGGTGAAGTTTGTGTTGCAAAGGAGTGACCGAGTCAATTTGGTGGTTCGTACGTCCAGTTTAAAGTCTTCTGAG ATTTATCTTCACTGCAGAGTCTATCTTTCTAATGAGGGTCTGACCTCTGTCACTAAATTCTGCAACTACAACAAGCTCAAATCAAG ATGGGTTGACCTGGGTGGCCAAACCTCCGTATGTGATTGTTGTGGTAAAAGGTGCAGAAGCGTGGAGCATGCAGAACTTCCTG GTTCTATAGACTTGAGTGCAGTAGTAAGCACTGGCATGCTAATTATTAAGGATCAACAAGTTGAACCACAGGCCACATCACTGCCGCTGTCAGACAACAGCGCTAACAAGTCCAGCCCTACAACCAGTAACTTGTCTGATAAAAGATGGATCGTGGCAGGTGCCTCTTTCTCTGGAAGTTCAAAGCAAGACACTGGGAGTGTCTCCCCCTGGCCTGTCCAGCCTGGTTTTGGAGGAGGTCTGGTCATCATCAGCCAGGGACTAGGAGGGGATATGTCAATGTGGCTACCAGAAATCATGGAGCTTGCGCTGCCACAGGTGGTGGAAGCTGACTATCCAGAATATCCTGTGGTTGCCGTAACCCTTCAACGCGATGAACCCTTTAGAAAGCTGAAACCAGATGAAACGACTTTTGAGACTAGTCAGATGGTTGCTGTTGATGAAGAAAAAGCTAAAGTAGAAGCTGTGGATTCACATGATGTTGCAGAGAACAGCTTGGCCATGTGGCATCTTAATGACGTTGCCCACTTGGATAAGACCCAGGAAAAACCCATTGTGACAGTAGTGCCTCATCTAGAGAAGCCTCAACTCCATTTTGACTCTGAACTTGACCTTCCTTCTAATGACCCAGCACTGGTAAACCCTACACAGGATAAGCTCTCAGAAAGTGCTGAGGATAAGGATGAGGTTGTTTTCAGACATGCCGAGATGGTATTTAAAAGCTCTAAAGGAGCCAAATTATTGGAGCCGGTTCTCTACTCTAAACTAAGTTTGAAACGAGCTGCAGATGGATCAAGTTCTCTCAATTATGAAGAACAGAAAAGGCCCAGCATAAGAAAACAAGATGACAAGACTCTCCAAATGGAGAGGGATGGTGAGACAAGCCAAAAGGATGAGCAGATGCAGGATGCCTCTGAACTCAAAGGTCTGGTTTCATCCATATTAGATCAACTGAAGTCAACTGGCTGgtga